In Pelmatolapia mariae isolate MD_Pm_ZW linkage group LG8, Pm_UMD_F_2, whole genome shotgun sequence, one genomic interval encodes:
- the LOC134633572 gene encoding microfibril-associated glycoprotein 4-like, which yields MMKLLSVFILLLLPLMTCCEPFILPLDCSDVYNQDTSRTSGVYTIYPIGATSAVLVYCDMDSQGQWTVFQRRLDGSVNFYRPWDQYKTGFGNAAGEYWLGLENVFYLMQRKRYELMVNMEDFDGNKVFARYFSFSIGGESDGYRLNVSGFTDGGAADGLSYHNGQKFTTFDKDQDSWPGNCAKSFQGAFWYNSCHLANPNGAYRWGADSTLYAVGVEWALWKGHNYSLKTISMKIRPVQ from the exons aTGATGAAG ctgctgtcagtcttcatcctcctcctgcTTCCTCTGATGACCTGCTGTGAACCTTTCATCCTTCCACTGGACTGCAGCGATGTCTATAACCAAGACACCAGTCGAACCAGTGGAGTGTACACCATCTATCCCATTGGAGCCACGTCTGCTGTCCTG gtgtacTGTGACATGGACTCACAAGGACAGTGGACG GTGTTCCAGAGGAGGTTGGACGGCTCGGTGAACTTCTACAGACCCTGGGATCAGTACAAGACGGGCTTTGGTAACGCTGCTGGAGAGTACTGGCTCG GTTTGGAAAATGTCTTCTACCTGATGCAGAGAAAAAGGTACGAGCTGATGGTCAACATGGAAGATTTTGATGGAAACAAAGTGTTTGCTCGTTACTTCTCGTTCTCCATCGGTGGAGAGTCTGACGGCTACAGGCTGAATGTGTCTGGATTCACTGATGGAGGGGCAG CAGACGGACTGAGTTATCACAACGGACAGAAGTTCACTACGTTTGACAAAGACCAGGACAGCTGGCCAGGAAACTGTGCCAAAAGTTTCCAGGGAGCGTTCTGGTACAACAGCTGTCACCTAGCAAACCCCAATGGAGCGTATCGCTGGGGAGCTGACAGCACTTTATATGCTGTCGGAGTGGAGTGGGCATTGTGGAAAGGTCATAACTACTCCCTGAAGACCATCAGCATGAAGATCCGTCCTGTGCAGTAA